One Mesorhizobium sp. B2-1-1 DNA window includes the following coding sequences:
- a CDS encoding FAD:protein FMN transferase, with translation MGAQATLLINHPDRALALRLVDQVAAEVRRLERIFSLYREDSDLSRLNRQGFLVSPATDLVEILRRCNDVWRLTGRAFDPTVQPLWLAYQRHFSDPGATAAGPSRRVMQEALDRVGFDRLAYSEDRIELPMAGSALTLNGIAQGYATDKVVDLLRAGGVEHALVNMGEGRAIGSAPEDRPWRIGITDPFNSDSILKVLPLTDSAVATSSPAGFQFDEDGRFTHIIDPRTGSTPQRYASLSVVAPTATIADALSTAFSLMDVETIAGAVRRLDGVDAYVLSQDTLWTHVKS, from the coding sequence ATGGGCGCCCAGGCAACGCTGCTGATCAACCATCCCGACCGAGCCTTGGCCTTGAGGCTCGTTGACCAAGTTGCCGCCGAAGTCCGCCGCTTGGAAAGGATTTTCAGCCTCTATCGTGAGGATTCGGACCTTTCGAGATTGAATCGCCAAGGATTCCTGGTCTCGCCGGCAACGGATCTCGTCGAAATCCTTCGCCGTTGCAACGACGTCTGGCGTCTTACCGGGCGCGCCTTCGATCCTACGGTGCAGCCATTGTGGCTGGCCTATCAACGCCACTTTTCCGATCCCGGAGCCACTGCGGCCGGGCCGTCGCGGCGGGTCATGCAAGAGGCCCTTGATCGGGTCGGCTTCGACAGATTGGCCTACTCGGAAGATCGCATAGAATTGCCGATGGCCGGGTCGGCGCTCACGCTCAACGGCATCGCGCAGGGTTACGCAACGGATAAGGTTGTCGATCTGCTGCGTGCCGGCGGCGTTGAGCACGCGCTCGTCAACATGGGCGAGGGCCGTGCGATCGGATCGGCGCCGGAGGACCGTCCTTGGCGCATTGGCATAACTGATCCCTTCAATTCCGATTCGATTCTGAAAGTCTTGCCGCTGACGGACAGCGCCGTCGCCACCTCGAGCCCGGCCGGCTTTCAGTTCGATGAAGACGGCCGGTTCACCCATATTATTGATCCGCGAACCGGATCCACTCCCCAACGCTATGCGAGCCTGAGCGTCGTCGCGCCGACTGCCACGATTGCGGATGCACTGTCGACCGCCTTCAGCTTGATGGACGTGGAGACAATTGCCGGTGCGGTCCGACGCCTCGATGGCGTAGACGCGTATGTTCTGTCGCAAGACACTCTATGGACGCACGTCAAGTCTTAA
- a CDS encoding nitrous oxide reductase accessory protein NosL, with product MRLGLGLLAGSLIAIAGCQRGPDKMPAPFAMTEDAMGRYCGMNILEHPGPKGQVILAKYDEPIWFSSARDTIAFTMLPEEPKDIRAVYVSDMAKAPNWDNPGINNWVNAKDAFFVIGSDKKGGMGAAEAVPFSSSESARAFASEHGGQVLNFTDLPRDYVLGQESETVSDRGSDPQSLDPDNVN from the coding sequence ATGCGCTTGGGACTGGGACTCCTCGCCGGAAGCCTCATAGCCATAGCCGGCTGTCAGCGCGGCCCGGACAAGATGCCGGCGCCGTTCGCCATGACCGAAGATGCGATGGGTCGCTATTGCGGTATGAACATCCTCGAACATCCGGGCCCGAAAGGGCAGGTTATCCTTGCCAAGTATGACGAGCCCATCTGGTTCTCCTCGGCCCGCGACACGATCGCCTTTACCATGCTGCCAGAGGAACCCAAGGACATACGGGCGGTCTACGTGTCCGACATGGCGAAAGCACCCAACTGGGATAATCCAGGTATCAACAACTGGGTGAATGCCAAGGACGCCTTTTTCGTCATCGGGAGCGACAAAAAGGGCGGCATGGGAGCTGCGGAAGCGGTGCCTTTCTCCTCCAGCGAATCCGCCCGGGCCTTTGCCAGCGAGCATGGTGGCCAGGTCCTGAACTTCACCGACCTGCCGCGCGATTACGTTCTGGGGCAGGAGTCTGAGACGGTTTCCGATCGGGGCTCGGACCCGCAATCGCTTGATCCCGACAACGTCAATTGA
- a CDS encoding (2Fe-2S)-binding protein, with translation MRMSLKVNGQAIETEILPISRLSSFLRDVLGLTGVKEGCCEGECGACTVLLDSQPVDSCLMLAFQVAGREITTIEGLCGSGINDLQQAFLKMGAVQCGYCTPGMLLAAQGLLHANPSPGEAEIRHALAGNICRCTGFETIVQAVATAAAARQGAGR, from the coding sequence ATGAGAATGTCGCTGAAGGTTAACGGTCAGGCGATCGAGACTGAGATCTTGCCAATCTCGCGATTGAGCAGCTTTCTTCGCGACGTCCTTGGCCTGACGGGTGTCAAGGAAGGCTGTTGCGAAGGCGAGTGTGGCGCATGCACGGTGCTGCTGGATAGCCAGCCGGTTGATTCCTGCCTGATGCTGGCCTTTCAAGTCGCGGGGCGCGAGATCACCACCATCGAGGGACTCTGTGGGAGCGGCATCAACGATCTGCAGCAGGCCTTCTTGAAGATGGGTGCCGTGCAATGCGGCTACTGCACGCCGGGAATGCTGCTGGCAGCCCAGGGACTCTTACATGCCAATCCCAGCCCAGGTGAAGCCGAAATCCGCCATGCACTAGCAGGCAATATCTGCCGCTGCACCGGCTTCGAGACCATCGTGCAGGCGGTCGCTACCGCAGCCGCCGCTCGCCAGGGGGCAGGGCGATGA
- a CDS encoding DUF2249 domain-containing protein: MADPELASTLLIDVRTIAPIDRHPRIFGVAAALVEGSSFIIVNDHDPRPLHYQIEARYPGVFAWEYLERGPEVWRVEISRPQSSGCDCCCGS, from the coding sequence ATGGCAGACCCAGAACTTGCATCGACACTTTTGATCGACGTGCGGACCATCGCCCCGATAGATCGTCACCCGCGAATCTTCGGGGTAGCGGCCGCGTTGGTCGAGGGTTCTTCTTTCATCATCGTCAACGACCACGACCCACGACCTCTGCACTATCAGATCGAGGCCAGATATCCCGGTGTATTCGCTTGGGAATACCTTGAGCGAGGGCCGGAGGTCTGGCGCGTCGAAATCAGCAGACCGCAATCGTCTGGCTGCGACTGTTGCTGCGGCAGCTGA